A genomic region of Alkalibacter saccharofermentans DSM 14828 contains the following coding sequences:
- a CDS encoding rhomboid family intramembrane serine protease has product MNWLQKLERKISRFAIHNLMYYIVALTGLVFILSMFFGSEFISRLYFFPAAIMRGEIWRVITFVFIPPSFSPIWIIFALYFYYMIGKTLEQQWGTARFNLYYLFGVAGTVVASLIAGTVGMPTYLNLSLFLAFAHLFPDFQVLLFLIIPVKMKYLAYLNWFFFGMTILTGSMSERVAAIVALANFFIFFYGDFTRGIKRRTSTNDTRTDFHRQVREFKRRK; this is encoded by the coding sequence TTGAATTGGCTGCAAAAATTAGAACGTAAAATAAGCAGGTTTGCGATACACAATCTCATGTACTATATCGTTGCTCTAACTGGGCTGGTATTCATACTCTCGATGTTCTTCGGGTCTGAATTTATAAGCAGGCTCTATTTCTTCCCAGCTGCAATTATGCGGGGTGAAATCTGGAGGGTAATAACCTTTGTGTTCATCCCGCCATCATTTTCTCCCATTTGGATAATATTTGCACTTTATTTTTATTATATGATAGGAAAGACCTTGGAGCAGCAGTGGGGGACTGCGAGATTTAATCTCTACTACTTATTTGGAGTAGCAGGTACAGTGGTGGCATCACTGATTGCAGGGACTGTAGGCATGCCCACTTACTTGAATTTGTCTTTGTTTTTAGCCTTTGCCCATCTTTTTCCGGATTTTCAGGTTTTGTTGTTTTTGATAATACCAGTAAAGATGAAGTATTTAGCCTATCTGAACTGGTTCTTCTTCGGAATGACAATACTGACGGGATCCATGTCTGAAAGGGTTGCGGCAATTGTGGCTCTTGCGAACTTCTTTATATTTTTCTATGGGGATTTCACTAGAGGCATCAAAAGGAGAACTTCAACAAACGATACCAGAACCGACTTTCACAGACAGGTCAGAGAGTTTAAAAGAAGAAAGTAA
- a CDS encoding SHOCT domain-containing protein has translation MKIMMSRYFSGRGFDGFSSWCSGAFGGRFPFGGILMMIFFVVLAAAAVYLLLKNSKSIGVSNKNASVKKDTDYFVNLLKESYIKGELTDEEFEQKVKKLRDNE, from the coding sequence ATGAAAATCATGATGAGCAGATATTTTTCCGGCAGAGGCTTTGACGGATTCAGTTCCTGGTGTTCAGGAGCCTTCGGCGGAAGGTTTCCATTTGGAGGGATTTTAATGATGATATTTTTTGTCGTCTTGGCGGCAGCAGCTGTTTACCTATTGCTTAAAAACAGCAAATCAATCGGTGTTTCAAACAAAAATGCTTCTGTGAAAAAAGACACTGATTATTTTGTTAACCTTTTGAAGGAAAGCTACATCAAGGGTGAACTCACAGATGAGGAGTTTGAACAGAAAGTAAAAAAACTGCGGGACAATGAATAA
- a CDS encoding NAD(P)-dependent malic enzyme has protein sequence MDYNKKALEIHEEHKGKISVVSKVPVKNQEDLSVAYTPGVAAPCLEIYDDKEKAYNYTSKGNLVAVVSDGSAVLGLGNIGGLASMPVMEGKAILFKEFAGVDAFPICLDTQDVDEIVQTVSNIAPTFGGINLEDISAPRCFEVEERLIQELDIPVFHDDQHGTAIVTLAAMINALRICGKTEKETKVVINGAGSAGVAIAKLIYAYGFEKIVLCDSKGIISSARENLDQYKKDILSITNKDNVEGSLSVALKGADIFIGVSAAGALKEKDVRNMNPDPVIFAMANPVPEIMPDEAYEAGALIVGTGRSDFDNQINNVLAFPGIFKGALEVRARYINLEMKMAAARAIADAIPTSELRTDYIIPKVFEKKVVDAVSEAVKNAAVESGVAK, from the coding sequence ATGGATTATAATAAGAAGGCATTGGAAATTCACGAAGAACACAAGGGGAAAATAAGTGTGGTCAGCAAGGTTCCTGTAAAGAATCAAGAAGATTTATCGGTAGCATATACCCCTGGAGTCGCTGCGCCATGTTTGGAAATATACGATGACAAGGAAAAGGCTTATAACTACACATCTAAGGGAAACCTTGTTGCCGTGGTAAGCGACGGGTCTGCAGTTTTGGGACTTGGAAACATCGGAGGTCTTGCATCAATGCCTGTAATGGAAGGTAAAGCGATACTCTTTAAGGAATTTGCTGGAGTGGATGCTTTTCCTATATGTCTTGATACTCAGGATGTTGACGAAATCGTACAAACTGTATCGAATATAGCTCCCACTTTTGGAGGAATCAATCTTGAAGACATTTCGGCACCCAGATGTTTTGAAGTTGAGGAAAGGTTGATACAGGAACTTGATATACCTGTTTTTCACGATGATCAACACGGGACAGCGATAGTTACTCTTGCGGCCATGATAAACGCGCTGAGAATCTGTGGAAAAACCGAAAAAGAGACTAAAGTAGTCATAAACGGAGCCGGGTCGGCAGGAGTAGCAATCGCCAAGCTTATATACGCATACGGCTTTGAGAAAATTGTTTTGTGTGACAGCAAGGGAATCATATCCTCTGCCAGGGAGAATCTGGACCAGTATAAAAAAGATATCTTAAGCATTACCAACAAAGATAATGTAGAGGGAAGCTTGTCAGTTGCTTTGAAGGGAGCAGATATCTTCATAGGAGTCTCTGCCGCAGGAGCATTGAAAGAGAAGGATGTCAGGAACATGAACCCGGATCCGGTGATATTTGCTATGGCCAATCCAGTTCCTGAAATTATGCCGGATGAAGCTTATGAAGCAGGGGCCCTGATTGTAGGAACAGGGCGAAGCGATTTTGACAACCAGATTAACAACGTACTGGCTTTTCCTGGGATATTCAAGGGAGCCTTGGAAGTCAGGGCAAGGTATATAAATTTGGAAATGAAGATGGCTGCTGCAAGAGCTATAGCAGATGCAATTCCAACTTCTGAGCTTAGAACGGACTACATCATTCCCAAGGTATTTGAGAAAAAGGTAGTTGATGCAGTAAGTGAAGCTGTTAAAAATGCTGCTGTGGAATCTGGAGTCGCAAAATAA